Proteins from a single region of Enoplosus armatus isolate fEnoArm2 chromosome 6, fEnoArm2.hap1, whole genome shotgun sequence:
- the pgghg gene encoding protein-glucosylgalactosylhydroxylysine glucosidase encodes MSCDSDPYIFSADSLPSDLRFLPPLANGLLGWRVYNNIMHMGGVYNGEGGRCHRADVPCPLAVKVETEEPALHTYSLDTHTGIFTHTLTSASVTASQSLYSHRYHANLMVMEILLVRQVTTAEPITVKLVSSFTPQSKDIVFESGPDYKGGRHIQGKTTSAEVPGGSCPTVHLIWTPIPTTLTLLPEQSKARWGFILVVANTLDTAEANFDEGLNLMATGNLRPSHEKAWKELWLQSKVEVAGSDSLCKALIGCMFYLLSAFPSIHDTSSSFGGVSPGGLSNGGDGQDYWGHVFWDQDIWMYPGIALFYPKLARAVLEYRVGTVDGAKDNAQKQGYKGLKFPWESAVSGREVCPEDIYGQQEIHINGDVTLAFQHYLYLTEDLSMFTEGRGSEVIYGVADYWVSRVTWNPEDQKYHLLGVMPPDEYYYNVNNSVFTNTVAKLGLQFAVELADLLKQPAPKEWQEVADNLKIPFDQESQYHPEFDGYVKGHPVKQADAVMLGYPLGLPMSPEVRRNDLEAYEPVTDPNGPAMTWGMFAISWLEMGEAEKAQHLLEKCFKNIQGPFQVWSESSDGSGAVNFLTGMGGFLQAVLFGYTGFRVQKECLAFSPLLPSDISELCVRGVNYLGSQMDWLLRKDDVCIILRESASSAGKDKSYDLQVVLKASGTKIPLTPGQPVTFPREPGCVCKLAWTSSCWPF; translated from the exons ATGTCCTGCGACTCAGACCCTTACATCTTCTCCGCTGACTCTCTGCCCTCTGACCTCCGCTTCCTCCCTCCGTTGGCCAATGGGCTTCTGGGATGGAGGGTGTACAACAATATCATGCACATGGGTGGCGTGTATAACGGGGAGGGTGGACGCTGTCACCGGGCAGATGTCCCCTGTCCTCTAGCCGTGAAGGTTGAAACAGAGGAACCGGCCCTGCACACCTACAGCCTAGACACCCACACAG GGATTTTTACCCACACTCTGACCTCAGCAAGTGTAACCGCCTCACAGTCGCTGTATTCCCACCGATACCACGCCAACCTGATGGTGATGGAGATTCTGCTGGTGCGTCAGGTGACTACAGCGGAACCAATTACTGTTAAGCTGGTCAGTTCATTCACACCTCAGAGCAAAGACATCGTTTTTGAGTCTGGTCCTGATTACAAAGGAGGAAG GCACATCCAAGGAAAGACGACCAGTGCTGAGGTCCCAGGAGGTTCCTGTCCCACAGTGCACCTGATCTGGACCCCCATACCCACCACTCTGACACTGCTTCCAGAGCAGAGCAAGGCTCGCTGGGGCTTCATCCTGGTTGTGGCCAACACTTTAGACACCGCTGAGGCCAACTTTGATGAGGGCCTGAATCTGATGGCGACTGGTAACCTGCGTCCGTCTCACGAGAAGGCCTGGAAAGAACTGTGGCTGCAGAGCAAGGTGGAGGTGGCAGGGTCAGACAGCCTCTGCaaggctctgattggctgcatgtTCTACCTGCTCAGCGCCTTCCCCTCCATACATGACACCTCCAGCTCTTTTGGTGGAGTCAGTCCAGGCGGGCTGTCTAATGGTGGGGATGGTCAGGACTATTGGGGTCACGTTTTCTGGGACCAG GACATTTGGATGTATCCTGGCATAGCCCTTTTCTATCCCAAGCTAGCCCGAGCTGTGCTGGAGTACAGGGTGGGGACTGTAGATGGCGCAAAAGACAACGCCCAAAAGCAGGGCTACAAG GGACTGAAGTTCCCATGGGAGAGTGCTGTGTCAGGGAGGGAGGTGTGTCCAGAGGACATTTATGGACAACAAGAGATTCACATAAATGGAGATGTCACCCTGGCCTTCCAACACTATCTCTACCTCACTGAG GATCTGTCCATGTTCACAGAGGGTCGGGGCAGTGAGGTGATATACGGTGTGGCTGATTACTGGGTTTCTAGAGTAACATGGAACCCAGAGGATCAGAAGTATCATCTCTTAG GTGTCATGCCACCTGATGAGTATTACTACAATGTCAACAACTCTGTGTTCACAAACACAGTGGCCAAGTTAGG TCTCCAGTTCGCCGTAGAATTGGCTGACCTCCTCAAACAACCTGCACCAAAGGAATGGCAAGAAGTGGCTGATAACCTCAAGATACCTTTTGACCAAGAATCCCAGTACCACCCTGAGTTTGATGGCTACGTTAAAG GCCATCCAGTGAAGCAGGCAGACGCAGTGATGTTGGGCTATCCGCTTGGATTGCCAATGTCCCCAGAGGTCAGGAGAAATGACCTTGAAGCCTACGAGCCAGTAACAGACCCTAATGGTCCAGCCATGACATGG GGTATGTTTGCAATCAGCTGGCTGGAGATGGGGGAGGCTGAGAAAGCTCAACATTTACTTGAGAAGTGCTTCAAAAACATCCAGGGACCATTCCAG GTATGGAGTGAATCATCAGACGGCTCAGGTGCAGTCAACTTTCTTACGGGTATGGGAGGATTCCTGCAAGCTGTGCTGTTTGGTTACACTGGCTTCAG aGTTCAGAAGGAATGCCTGGCCTTTTCTCCACTTCTGCCCAGTGACATTTCGGAGCTTTGCGTTCGTGGCGTGAACTACCTGGGCAGTCAGATGGACTGGCTGCTGAGGAAAGATGACGTTTGTATCATACTGAGGGAATCTGCAAGCAGTGCTGGCAAGGATAAGTCCTACGATCTACAGGTTGTCCTGAAGGCATCAGGAACTAAAATCCCTCTCACGCCAG